From the Planktothricoides raciborskii GIHE-MW2 genome, the window CAAAAATTTAACCATTGATCGCCTAGGGCATCTTAAACATAACCTTTGGGTTTAATCAAATAAGTCCCCCAAATGGGTTGATCGTTCTTGCCGCTGGATTTTTGGATCGCCAGACGCCAACTTTTCGCCTCTTTTTGCAATTGCAAATAAATATCAAAAGGATTACCCCGGTCAGTGATGCGACCATCGGGCAACTTAAAGGTCAAATTATAAGTGCCGCGAATATGATAGGCAATTAAATCTTGAATCACCACAGGTTCTTCATTCAGAATCACCACGCGATTAATCTCATAATCCGGGTGCTGCTTCCGGTCAAGATTGTGTTGTTTGAGATGCTCATCCAGTTCAGCTTTAGTGAGATTTAATTGCATTGTAATTGCTTGTTGCACAATTAATCTGGTCGGTTGAAATCCCCCCAGGCTGATTTGAATATTACAAGCAGAAAGCCAGCCAACTAAAACCATACTAATGATGATTTTGACGATGGATTTAACTGGCATTAAAACCATAGAAATTTCTCCGTTTATGTTCGCTGTAAATTGCTTGGGTAAATTATTTAATAATCTGAATTTTCAGCCGGTGTTTCTTCTGGTTGAGATGATGGAAATAGTTTTTGTTGCCAATCCTTAAAGACTTCGGGATTTAATTGCCAAAATCCCACCAAAGCAATGCCGCATCCCACCAAGACGATCAAAAAGAAAGTGGCGATCGCCAACCAAAGATTAGAACCATTGCGCTGGGCTTGGCTCACAGTCGAGGCAGGATTTACCTCTGCTGCCTCCGTATCATAAAGCAAAACCTTAGAAGCATCAGACATTTCGCCTTCTACCACCGTTTTATTCGGTAATTTATTCGTCTCAAAAAGCACCAGTTTTTCTGGAGAAATCCGACAACGCATCACCACAATCGAAGTATTATCATGGCCATTTTTTTGATTCGCAAAATCAATCCAAGCTTTCAGACCATCTTCAATCGATACCCGCTCATCTAATATGGGGGTGGCATATTCTGGCCAAGATTTTTCAACCCAACCATTATCACTCAAACCATCAGAACAGAGCATCAACAAGCCATCTTCTTCAATAATAAATCGTTGAATATTCGGCTTAATTAAATTACCATCTTTCGTGCCCAGTGCTTGAATCAAAGCACCCGCATCTCGACGTTGTTTAATTTGTCGATAAAAACCGCGCCCCAGGCAAACTTCTCTGGTGGTCAAATCATCATCCACCGTGAGTTGCTGGCAGTAATTTTCCGTAATCCAATAAGCGCGAGAATCCCCCACATTCACCACATATAATTCATGGCTATTCGCGAATTCTGACCCATCTGCCCTGGGTACTTTTTGGCCTAACTGCAATCCCATCACCAAAGTCGTTCCCATCCTTTGTCGGTAAGCCCGACCCTGAGCATCATTTTGGCTGGCAATGGTATTATTTACCACGCGGATCAAAGCCGCCATTTCTTCAGAGACTAAATTGGGCGGGCTAATATCAGGTTGGGCGGAAATTTCTTTGAGCAAAGTTGGGAGGGCTAATTTCAATGAATTAACCGCTAATTGACTGGCGACCTCACCCCCGTCATGGCCACCTACCCCGTCACAAACCATCACCAGGTTAGACACCAGAGAATTTGGGTTGGGCTTCGTCCCCGGTTTGGGTAAATCAGCCCTAGTGGGATAGTAGGCATCTTCATTGTGCGATCGCTCTGGTCCGGAGTCAGTGGCGCCTGCCGATCGCAATCTTAAAGGCAATTGACCGGCTAATTCTAGCAACAGTTGATTCAGTTGACGACGAATCCCATTAACTTCAGCATGGGGAGCCCGCATCAGTTTGCCTATTTCCTTGAGACGGTCAACATAATTGCCCGTAAAGTTTTGGCCGTCGGAAAGGGAAATTTTCCCGGTCCAAGTCAACCAGTGATAGCCCAAATCCTGTAAATCTGGTTTAGTCACCGAGGACTGATCCCCATAGAGTTCCAATAGCCAGACGCGCCAACCTTGGACGCGAATGTTTTTCGGTTGAAACAAACTGGTAGTCAAACCCAACTCCAATAAAGGCGTCCAGAGTTGCAGTATTTGCCAAAACCAATAAACGTGACGCACTGGGGCAGCATTGGCAAATGATTCGATCATGGTGGGGTAGAGTTGGCCTGTTTTCGGATCTACCGGCACATTTTCCAGAAGTAGCACTTGCCAATCCTGCTCTTTGACAGGACAAAACCCATAGACTTGAGGAATATGCAAGGAATGCCGATACAATTTTAGGTAAGGTAAGATCGCCTCGGGAATCTCTTGGGGCAATGTCGGGGGTTTCCCAGGGGTGGTATCTAACCAAATTTGCGGGCTGACCACATAGTAGCGATCGCCAATCGGTGAAGCTGGGGGGAATTGGGCTGCCTGGGAACCCACCGCCCACAAATACCGATAAGTCAAGGGATTTTGACAAGATGCACAATACTTTTGCCCCAAATCGTTAGCTGGGTGGGTACAAGCAGGATTGGGACAATCAATTTGCGGGCGGCTGGAACTGGTCATAAGCAGCAAAAAGTAATCACAGTAAAATTAAGACGCATCACATAAACCCGGAGGCACTCATTGCTCACAGCCAGCTTAAACTGGTGGTAGCCTTCTCTATTTTGTGCAGAAGAGTTCAGGAAAATCAACGAATTTGGCATATGTAGAACCCCAAAAAAATCGCTGCTCTGTAAAATAGAGGAAGATTCAAGATAATTTTAGCCTTTAGATGCTCTAATCAATGAATTCGGCATCTTTTGGTTAAGATTGGACAATGAGAGTGATTCAGAGATAAATATGCAAGTAATGCAAGTAATTTATGATCCATTGTAGTTTCTCGCCATGAATTTTCCCTTACTGGCTATGAGTCCTAGTGTCATTTGGTTAATTGTTGGCTTAATTTTGTGTGGGTTTGAGTTGATGTTGCCCAATGCCTTTGTGTCTATGATGATGGGTGTCAGTGCCTTGATCATGGCTGGGTTGGCGTTGGTGTTGCCAAACTTGGGCTTACAAGTGTTGGTCTGGATGGGTTTATCTGGGGTCTTGGTGTTCCGAGGTCGTCAATTCTTCATGTCTCGGCAGAAATTCGATTTGCTGGCTGACGCAAATGAGGCGGAAACTTTAACGGAAATTCCCCCAGGCAAAGTGGGTCGAGTGTTGTTTGAAGGCAATTCTTGGCAAGCACGATGTGCCGATGACCATCAGGCGATCGCGCCGAATCAAAAAGTTTATGTCATTAGTCGAGAAGGCACTACCTTGATCGTGATGCCAGAACACCTTTTGAATTCTTAACCTCAATGGCATATGGTATCTCTCTTTCTGGTCTAGTCCTTAATTTATCCTTAATTTATCCTTGATTTATTCTGGGTTAAATTAAATTAAATTGAATTGAATTGAATCAATTGTTTCTGATGTTTTTTCAAAATAATGACTTGAGAGGTTTAATATGGATATAGCACCAATTTTTTTGGCCTTCGTCATTTTTAGCGGCACGTTTCTGTTTCGGGGTTTGAAATTTATCGATCAAGGGAATGAATCTCTGGTGCAAAGCTTAGGCAAGTATAAAAGCAAACTCACTCCTGGGATGCACTGGATTAACCCTTTTTTCGATAAAATTGTTTATACGGAAACCATCCGGGAAAAAGTATTAGATATCCCCAAACAAACTTGTATCACCCGCGATAACGTTTCCATCAGCGTAGATGCAGTAGTTTATTGGCGAATTGTGGATATGGCGAGAGCCTATTACAAAGTAGAAAATTTGCTGCTGGCTATGCAGAATTTAGTTTTAACTCAAATTCGCGCCGAAATGGGTAAACTAGAATTAGATGAAACCTTTACTGCGCGTTCTGAAGTCAATGAAACCTTACTGCGAGAATTGGATTTAGCGACTGATCCTTGGGGAATAAAAGTCACTCGCGTGGAACTGCGGGATATTTTTCCCTCCAAAGCGGTACAAGACTCGATGGAATTGCAGATGACCGCCGAACGCAAACGTCGGGCAGCGATTCTCACTTCTGAGGGGGAACGGGATTCCGCGATTAACTCGGCGAAAGGAAAAGCCGAAGCCCAAGTTCTAGAAGCCGAATCTCGTAAAAAAGCCGCAATTTTAGCCGCTGAAGCGGAACAACAGGCACTCATTTTGAAAGCCGAAGCGGAACGGCAGCAACAAATTCTCAAAGCTAAAGCCACGGCGGAAGCCTTACAAATTGTGGCGCAAAAACTGGAAAATGAACCCAATGCCCGGGAGTCGCTTCAGTTTTTACTGGCGCAACAATATCTAGAAATGGGGATGAAAATTGGCAGCAGCGATAGTAGTAAGGTGATGTTTATGGATCCCCGAAGTATTCCCGCCACCTTTGAAGGACTGCGATCGATTGTTAGCGAAGAACCTTCTGACAGTGAAACGGAAATCTTTAAAAAACTGGGAAATCGTTAGCTAGAATTTAACTATCGATCGAGATTTCGGGTTCAGGCAAACGCCGATTTACGGCTGAAATATCCAGTCAGCCTTTAGCGGTCTAATGATTGGTGTCTAAAGGGATGAGGATGGATGCGATCGCCACTCGTCTTCGAGGTAATCGATCTATTGCCCCGAAGACGAGATTAATCCCTTAAATTTTGAGCGATTTTCCGCCCAGGGATGAATTGTGTGCCGCAAGATTTGTATCACTATAAACGCTCAATGCCAACGATCGCAGGAGGTTTCGCGGGTGATGAATATTAATAGATCCCTTGACCTAGGTCACTTATCTAGGAAGCATCAATCTCTATACTAACGATAGGTGCTGATGGTTCATCAGCATTTCTCTGTCACGCAGATGCGCTAAAAAGAGCGGTCATCTCTTTTACCTGGGCAATTGATTGCCACAACTGCGAGAAATTTTGCTTCATACTGAGAGAGTAAAGTTCTGTAACAGAATACCGAGAAATGTCCATTTACTCAATCGATAGTGGGGATAATCAAAAGAAGCATCTGCCAACCGACCATCTTTGTCACCGGGAGTAATTGATACTTAGCTTATGCAAAACACCTCTTTTTATTCTGGAGAAGATGACGAGCAACGAGATGCCGCCAATGTTGAGGTGGAAGATATCGATAGTTTATCTCTGGAATTTGACGAAAACTCAACGGAGTTAGAACAAGATGTCAGTAGCAATACCTTGCAACCGGCAGTTCGTTCTCGGAGCCAGGATT encodes:
- a CDS encoding protein phosphatase 2C domain-containing protein; protein product: MTSSSRPQIDCPNPACTHPANDLGQKYCASCQNPLTYRYLWAVGSQAAQFPPASPIGDRYYVVSPQIWLDTTPGKPPTLPQEIPEAILPYLKLYRHSLHIPQVYGFCPVKEQDWQVLLLENVPVDPKTGQLYPTMIESFANAAPVRHVYWFWQILQLWTPLLELGLTTSLFQPKNIRVQGWRVWLLELYGDQSSVTKPDLQDLGYHWLTWTGKISLSDGQNFTGNYVDRLKEIGKLMRAPHAEVNGIRRQLNQLLLELAGQLPLRLRSAGATDSGPERSHNEDAYYPTRADLPKPGTKPNPNSLVSNLVMVCDGVGGHDGGEVASQLAVNSLKLALPTLLKEISAQPDISPPNLVSEEMAALIRVVNNTIASQNDAQGRAYRQRMGTTLVMGLQLGQKVPRADGSEFANSHELYVVNVGDSRAYWITENYCQQLTVDDDLTTREVCLGRGFYRQIKQRRDAGALIQALGTKDGNLIKPNIQRFIIEEDGLLMLCSDGLSDNGWVEKSWPEYATPILDERVSIEDGLKAWIDFANQKNGHDNTSIVVMRCRISPEKLVLFETNKLPNKTVVEGEMSDASKVLLYDTEAAEVNPASTVSQAQRNGSNLWLAIATFFLIVLVGCGIALVGFWQLNPEVFKDWQQKLFPSSQPEETPAENSDY
- a CDS encoding NfeD family protein, which gives rise to MNFPLLAMSPSVIWLIVGLILCGFELMLPNAFVSMMMGVSALIMAGLALVLPNLGLQVLVWMGLSGVLVFRGRQFFMSRQKFDLLADANEAETLTEIPPGKVGRVLFEGNSWQARCADDHQAIAPNQKVYVISREGTTLIVMPEHLLNS
- a CDS encoding SPFH domain-containing protein, with product MDIAPIFLAFVIFSGTFLFRGLKFIDQGNESLVQSLGKYKSKLTPGMHWINPFFDKIVYTETIREKVLDIPKQTCITRDNVSISVDAVVYWRIVDMARAYYKVENLLLAMQNLVLTQIRAEMGKLELDETFTARSEVNETLLRELDLATDPWGIKVTRVELRDIFPSKAVQDSMELQMTAERKRRAAILTSEGERDSAINSAKGKAEAQVLEAESRKKAAILAAEAEQQALILKAEAERQQQILKAKATAEALQIVAQKLENEPNARESLQFLLAQQYLEMGMKIGSSDSSKVMFMDPRSIPATFEGLRSIVSEEPSDSETEIFKKLGNR